In Passer domesticus isolate bPasDom1 chromosome 1, bPasDom1.hap1, whole genome shotgun sequence, one DNA window encodes the following:
- the FASTKD3 gene encoding FAST kinase domain-containing protein 3, mitochondrial, whose protein sequence is MALISRKGFQLYSSSTPASRSALMTLSKRLNFISGQRKPQNYSSVAMRMLCVKDKSQYTFCRKKHVQLQVQPLSVNEAVHLCGDMMNCTKSNNVWMDEQLFFKKLNNLCTSKEIFYFLSSLEVMSDTMASGALQKISEVEVDDNGLKNPGLLENEVFRALCFQFEFESSKLSNTGLLNALQALIKLRIDPQSTLMTSLLLESEERLGRGQLTAENLCALGESLLELEAPSCATLEQIVNRMQERDIKSWSPREIVMVYRILQVTVREGKQCQNLLNRLNSVTLHIVSQLSPNSVSVILNSLVVLHQTRAVVLVTALCKHSEKHVPYFTDHELVNVLEAFLYFGQKMQIFTEALERHVPKSIHTMHPQTVSKVMQYCCKKMILSKPIFDAVAEDFISSADRLTTEQIAAYIIPFGTLNYLPPSASSLFRKLETVLHTRLRHFQPHTLLNLLHSCVLVQRYPINFLPKIFSPYFLQKLQAQPPGLNRVVMSQLTQLFLTVTLECPFYEGPKLLSKYQVKAFPTPQSSPDVHLFKRVKTGLLYLLKKRIYFASEVSTPYFYVIDIEIKLDEEGFVLPAAQLEEVHRRIALCVDGQNRFCAHSHNLLGEEAIKQRHLQLLGYEVVQIPFFEIENLQNTTKIADYLHKKIFPCTYGLNN, encoded by the exons ATGGCTTTGATTAGCCGAAAAGGCTTCCAGTTGTATTCATCCAGCACACCAGCAAGCAGGTCTGCTTTGATGACCCTAAGCAAAAGGTTGAACTTCATCAGTGGGCAGcgaaaaccccaaaactataGCTCCGTGGCCATGAGGATGCTGTGTGTCAAAGATAAATCTCAGTATACGTTTTGTAGGAAAAAACATGTACAACTGCAAGTGCAGCCACTTTCTGTTAATGAAGCTGTGCATCTTTGTGGAGATATGATGAACTGTACTAAATCAAATAACGTGTGGATGGATGAACAATTATTTTTCAAGAAGCTGAACAACCTTTGTACATCAAAagagattttttattttcttagctCTCTAGAGGTCATGTCTGATACAATGGCCTCAGGAGCCCTGCAGAAGATTTCTGAAGTTGAGGTGGATGACAATGGTCTTAAAAACCCTGGACTGTTAGAGAATGAAGTTTTCAGGGCATTATGCTTCCAGTTTGAATTTGAATCCTCAAAACTGTCAAACACGGGGCTGCTGAATGCCTTGCAGGCTTTGATTAAACTCCGTATAGATCCGCAGAGCACGCTGATGACAAGCCTGCTTTTGGAGAGCGAGGAGCGGCTTGGCAGGGgacagctgactgctgaaaatCTGTGTGCTCTTGGAGAGAGTTTGCTTGAGTTAGAAGCCCCAAGTTGTGCGACACTGGAACAAATTGTGAACCGCATGCAAGAAAGAGATATTAAGAGTTGGAGTCCCAGGGAAATAGTGATGGTTTATAGGATACTGCAGGTGACTGTGAGGGAAGGGAAACAATGCCAAAACTTACTAAACAGACTGAACAGTGTCACTTTACACATAGTTTCCCAACTAAGCCCAAACTCTGTAAGTGTAATACTGAATTCACTGGTAGTTCTTCATCAGACTCGAGCAGTTGTCTTAGTCACTGCACTGTGTAAACATTCAGAGAAGCATGTTCCCTATTTCACAGATCATGAACTGGTAAATGTACTGGAAGCTTTCCTGTACTTTGggcaaaaaatgcaaatttttacAGAGGCACTGGAAAGACATGTCCCCAAGTCCATCCACACTATGCATCCTCAAACGGTCAGCAAGGTCATGCAGTATTGCTGCAAAAAGATGATCCTTTCAAAGCCCATCTTTGATGCAGTGGCAGAAGATTTCATTTCCAGTGCTGACAGACTTACCACTGAGCAGATTGCTGCGTATATTATCCCGTTTGGGACTCTTAACTATCTGCCTCCAAGTGCTTCTTCCTTGTTTAGGAAGCTTGAAACTGTGCTGCACACCCGCCTGAGGCACTTTCAGCCCCACACCTTGCTCAACCTGCTACACTCGTGTGTCCTTGTTCAACGTTATCCAATAAATTTCCTGCCAAAAATATTTAGTCCCTATTTTCTGCAAAAGCTTCAAG CTCAGCCACCTGGTCTGAACAGAGTTGTTATGTCCCAGCTAACCCAGCTTTTTCTGACTGTCACCCTGGAGTGCCCATTTTATGAG GGTCCAAAACTCCTTTCTAAGTACCAAGTAAAGGCCTTTCCCACGCCTCAGAGTTCTCCTGATGTTCATCTCTTTAAAAGAGTGAAGACGGGATTACtttatttactgaaaaaaagaatatattttgcATCAGAGGTATCAACACCGTATTTCTATGTAATTG ATATTGAGATTAAATTAGATGAAGAAGGTTTTGTATTGCCTGCGGCCCAACTTGAAGAGGTACACAGACG AATTGCCCTGTGTGTTGATGGTCAAAATAGATTTTGTGCTCATAGTCACAATCTCTTGGGAGAAGAAGCTATTAAACAGAGACATCTTCAGTTACTTGGTTATGAAGTTGTGCAG ATTCCATTTTTTGAGATAGAAAATCTacaaaataccacaaaaataGCAGATTATCTGcacaaaaaaatctttccttgTACATACGGACTCAACAACTGA
- the CFAP90 gene encoding cilia- and flagella-associated protein 90 has product MAASGTRLAQEALGSAPGRRRPALASFSAFSFVPPKREGPPELSYYNRPHKTGDFFTYDAVFGIPEGYDQYLPQCDRKHAKARGLKINEEEMARPVPVLTSSEYGKRLHKLLDPATGEHARVNSVHAAIYGEGSRPAH; this is encoded by the exons ATGGCCGCCAGCGGGACGCGCTTGGCGCAGGAGGCGCTCGGCAGCGCGCCGGGCAGGAGACGGCCTGCCCTCGCCTCCTTCTCCGCCTTCAGCTTCGTCCCGCCCAAACGGGAAGGGCCTCCGGAGCTCAGCTATTACAACCGGCCGCACAAG ACAGGAGATTTTTTCACCTATGATGCTGTTTTTGGAATACCAGAAGGTTATGATCAATATCTTCCGCAATGTGACAGAAAACATGCAAAGGCTCGTGGCCTTAAAATTAATGAGGAG GAAATGGCAAGACCTGTTCCTGTGCTCACATCTTCAGAGTATGGGAAGCGCTTACACAAGCTCTTAGACCCAGCAACCGGAGAGCATGCGAGGGTTAACAGCGTGCACGCAGCAATCTACGGGGAAGGCAGCCGCCCTGCTCATTGA